The sequence below is a genomic window from Legionellales bacterium.
TGAATACGGTATTGCCAGCACTATAAGTACCAAAATCAATGCGAATTTCGCCGGTGCCAATGACTTCGGTGGTTGAAGTAAATGCCGAGGACGCCACGCTATGGGCTTGAGCTAAATGCTGGACTAAAATATTATAACTACCTGCACTCGCAGTATTGAGTGCAGTGGCACTTAATACTTTGGTGTCACTGGAGGTTGCGGCACGTTTATTAAAATTGGCAATCGTGGTTAATTCACTTAACGAAGAAGATAAACTCGATAACGCACTACTGACATTGCCAACCGCACTGATTTTTGCTTGCACGCTTGCTTCTTTAAAGTCTAAGCGACTGCTAGCGGGTTGAATTTCGGCATTCACCAAGGATGTCACTAAGTCATTGACGTTAATTCCAGAACCGACGCCGGGTGATGCGATAGTACTACTGCCAACAAACATTATCGACTCCTCATTGCGTTACCCTGTTGTGATTGTTTGATCGCTTAGAAATAAGTATAGACCATGCAGAATATTGCTACTCTGCATGGTCTTAAGAACGTTATTGTAATAATCCAAGAACCGATTGAGGTTGTTGGTTCGCTTGCGCCAGAATGGTGATACCAGCCTGTTGCAAGATTTGCGCTTTGGTTAACTTCGCAGTTTCTGCGGCAAAGTCGGCGTCTAACACGCGGCTTCGGGCAGCCGAGAGATTTTCTGCCGTACCTTGGAGGTTTGCAATCACCGAATCAAACCGGTTTTGCACCGCACCGAGGGTACCTTGCAGGGTATTCACGGTTTCAATTGCCGCATCCACACGTGTGATGGTGGTTTCGGCATTAGCGACCGTGGTGACATCGGAGGCATGAAGCGACCCACCACCCAGACCTAATGAAGCTGCGCCGTAACCTATAAATGCCGCTTCAGCGCCAGCCAATGTAATATTTTCACCAGCGGTAAGTCTGATTGTTCCAACAGCGGTATCTGATGCAGGTCCACCACCGCTAAAGTCTAATGTAGCGTTCTCTGCATTATTACTTATACCTGCTCCTACTCCTGTTAAGAGACCTTCATTAGCCGCTGCAGTTTCACTGATAACAATACTTCTACCATCTTCAGCTCTCAGTATCATATTAGTACCATCGAAAGTGGCAGTAACACCGGTTGCAGATGAGTTTTCGTTAATAGCCGCAGCATATTCTGCGCCAGTAACATCGGCGTTATAAGCATTAAAAATGCTAACTCCATTAATGGATAAAGTTAAAGCACTATTTCCTGCATCAGTAGCAGCAAATCCTAAGGTAACAGTAGTATCAGCTTGAACTGTTAATCCAGCAACCCCTGCAGCATCAATGGCTTGCTTTTTAGCAAAAGCACTTCCAGCTTCTTTTCCTGTAACGCCTGTTGTCGCGCTTGATGCACCAATTGCAACAGCGTCCCCTGAACCAACACGGATAGTTAAGTTAGCGCCAGCTAAAGCATTGCCTTGATCTACCCCTTCTCCTTGTGATCCAATATTTCTAGCCGATGTATACTGTGCGGTATCACTTACATAGTCAGCCGTGCGACCAATTTGACTAGCTGCAAAATTTTGATTTAACGAAATACTGATCGATTCGCCAACATTCGCACCTACTTGAAATTGTGCGGTACCAAAATTTCCATTTAATACTTTTTGACCATTAAACGAGGTTTGCGAGGCAATCCGGCTGATTTCCGCAATCCGTTGTTGCACTTCCGCATCTAACGAAGCGCGGTCGGCTGATGAGTTGGACGCGTTCGAGGCTTGCACAGCGAGTTCACGGATCCGTTGTAAGTTGCTGGTCATTTCATCTAACGCACCACCGGTGGTTTGCGCCAGCGAAATCGCGTCATTAGCGTTACGAGCCGCTTGGTTAATCCCGTTAATTTGTGCGGTCATACGTGTTGAAATACCGAGACCTGCTGCGTCATCTTTTGCACTATTAATCCGTAAACCGGATGACAAACGTTGCAAGGCCACACCTAATTCGTTTTGCGATTTGCTTAAATTTCTCTGCGCGGTTAGCGAAAAGATATTTGTGTTAACGACTGATGCCATAATGTGCTCTCCTATATCGACTCATCGTAAGCCCTGTAGTTAGTTACAATGGGCTTTTTGGTTTTGGCACGGTTGCAAATGCATGCCGGCTTACATTGATTATCGGTAGTCCCTTTTTTTTCTTTAACAAAAATTCACACAATCGGCAAAAAAGTTGCTTACCGTAACCCGTAACCCGGAACGTAGCGCAGCGAAGATCCGGGATTGAAACCTAAAAAAACCCCAATCCAACATTACAAAAAAGCGCTTTTAAAAAATTAAACGATTTTTATTAAATGCGGTCATCTATCAAGCAAAGATCAATCCAGGTTATGAGATCACGTTTTATTCTGCCTCAACCCCGGATCTTTGCGGCACTCCACTCCGGCTACAGGCTTTACTCAACCCAGACTACTTTAACTTTTTGTTGCATCAATCAGCAAATAGTAATACTATTTGTCAAGAACAACGCAAATGGTTAGAAACATGTACGTCCGCAAGTTGTCTTTACAATTACCCCCTCGACAATCTGCATTCTTATGGGGCGCAAGGCAAACTGGAAAATCGTCGTATTTAAAAACTCATTATTGGGTGATGGCAAGCTGGCGATTGAAGCGAAAATTAGCACCCAAGTCCATCAACAAGATTTAAAAGGATTAATTGCCTTTTGCGAAGAGCACCCCAATACTCGAGCAATAGTCGTTTCCCAAGATAGTAAGCCTCGTCAAATACAGATTAATGCTAAAACCATTATTACGATTTATCCATGGCGCGATTTTTTGGATTTGCTGTGGCAAAACGAGTTAATTTAAGTGTAGCTAACGTCCACACTTACGCTTCGACTCCTGGTTAGGTATAGAGGAATTTTATGGCATAATGTATGCTTAAAAGTGACTATCTTTAACTTGAAATTTATTTAATTCAAGCCGTTACACGTTATCTTTAAACATTATTTTATCATCCATCTTGCCTGGCAAAACTTGCCAACGGTTGCATATCGGCTATACTTTATACATATGAGGTAATTTATTTAACGCCGGAGTTACTTGTTATGCCAATCAGTGGCGAAGCCCTAAGTGGTATTAGTGCTGCTTTGTTTTCCACTCGTAATGTGAGTCATAACATTGCGAATCAGTATACGCCTGGATTCAAGCAACGCTTAAGCCAACCCATCGAACTCTCTCCTGGTGGAGTGGGGATGCGTGATATGGGGCTTGATATCAGCGTCGGTGCCTCAAATTTTACTGGGCGTGAGTTTGATTTAAGCTTAAAAGACAGTCAATCGTTTTTTGTATTACAAAACGCGCTCTCCGGCGAGCGCGTGTTTTCTCGTAGTGGTCGCTTTTCCATTAGTGCTCTCGGTTATATCGTTCAAGACAGCGGTTTACGTTTGTTAGGTTATGGGCGGGTGAGTAGCGGTAATACTTCTTCCGCCTTAACCGCATTGATGGTCACCACCAATGCCAGCAGTCCTGCGGCCACCAGTAATATTCAAGTGCAAGTGAATTTAGATGCTCGCGATAAAGTGATTACCAATCCATTTCAGGCCAATGATACATCGAGTTATAACTTTAAAATTAGCGGAACGATTTTTGATAGCTTAGGCAGCGAACATCAAGTGAATACTTTTTTTCGCAAAACGGCGAATAATCATTATGATGTGATAGTGAATGTGGATAATACCACCATTACGACAGGCAACGTTATTTTTGATACTAGTGGAAATATCACCAGCCAAACCAATTTAACTGGATTAAGTTTTGTACCCACCACGGGTGC
It includes:
- a CDS encoding flagellin (structural flagella protein) — its product is MASVVNTNIFSLTAQRNLSKSQNELGVALQRLSSGLRINSAKDDAAGLGISTRMTAQINGINQAARNANDAISLAQTTGGALDEMTSNLQRIRELAVQASNASNSSADRASLDAEVQQRIAEISRIASQTSFNGQKVLNGNFGTAQFQVGANVGESISISLNQNFAASQIGRTADYVSDTAQYTSARNIGSQGEGVDQGNALAGANLTIRVGSGDAVAIGASSATTGVTGKEAGSAFAKKQAIDAAGVAGLTVQADTTVTLGFAATDAGNSALTLSINGVSIFNAYNADVTGAEYAAAINENSSATGVTATFDGTNMILRAEDGRSIVISETAAANEGLLTGVGAGISNNAENATLDFSGGGPASDTAVGTIRLTAGENITLAGAEAAFIGYGAASLGLGGGSLHASDVTTVANAETTITRVDAAIETVNTLQGTLGAVQNRFDSVIANLQGTAENLSAARSRVLDADFAAETAKLTKAQILQQAGITILAQANQQPQSVLGLLQ
- a CDS encoding flagellar hook-basal body complex protein, with the protein product MPISGEALSGISAALFSTRNVSHNIANQYTPGFKQRLSQPIELSPGGVGMRDMGLDISVGASNFTGREFDLSLKDSQSFFVLQNALSGERVFSRSGRFSISALGYIVQDSGLRLLGYGRVSSGNTSSALTALMVTTNASSPAATSNIQVQVNLDARDKVITNPFQANDTSSYNFKISGTIFDSLGSEHQVNTFFRKTANNHYDVIVNVDNTTITTGNVIFDTSGNITSQTNLTGLSFVPTTGAVTPQNFSLNLSNSTQLALPNSLNSFSQNGASPGNIIGTSIDSDGNISANYDNGTSQVVGQIAVAQFSAPQALQVNGGGSFRETVGSGAPLIQANNSRNAFTSGRLELSNVDEGQQVFELIRALRSIQANAKVLGTERNMLGTLIDIKT